A DNA window from Pseudomonas tohonis contains the following coding sequences:
- a CDS encoding arsenic transporter: MLIAAAVFLLTLVLVIWQPRGLGVGWSAALGALLALVVGAVSLQDIPTVWAIVWNATATFIAVIIISLLLDEAGFFEWAALHVARWAGGSGHRLFAFCVLLGAAVSALFANDGAALILTPIVISMLLALRFSAATTLAFVMAAGFIADTASLPLVVSNLVNIVSADYFDLGFAEYASVMVPVNLVSVAATLLVLYLFYRRDIPGRFVPEALRAPVEAIRDRPTFIVGWWVLLLLLVGLFALEPLGIPISVVAAICAAILFAVAARGHVISTRRVLREAPWQVVVFSLGMYLVVYGLKNAGLTDALTQVLNRLAEQGPWAAALGTGLLSAALSSVMNNMPSVLIGALSIQASEASGIVREAMIYANVIGCDLGPKITPIGSLATLLWLHVLERKGIRITWGYYFKVGILLTLPVLLITLSALALRLAI; the protein is encoded by the coding sequence ATGCTGATTGCCGCTGCCGTTTTCCTTCTCACCCTGGTCCTGGTCATCTGGCAACCCAGGGGCCTCGGCGTTGGCTGGAGCGCTGCGCTGGGCGCCCTCCTCGCGCTCGTCGTCGGGGCGGTATCGCTGCAGGACATTCCCACCGTCTGGGCCATCGTCTGGAACGCCACCGCGACCTTCATCGCCGTCATCATCATCAGCCTGTTGCTCGACGAGGCCGGCTTCTTCGAGTGGGCCGCGCTGCACGTGGCCCGCTGGGCGGGAGGCAGCGGCCACCGCCTGTTCGCTTTCTGCGTATTGCTGGGCGCCGCCGTATCCGCGCTGTTCGCCAACGACGGGGCCGCGCTGATCCTCACCCCCATCGTCATATCGATGCTGCTGGCGCTGCGCTTCTCCGCCGCGACGACACTGGCCTTCGTCATGGCGGCCGGGTTCATCGCCGATACCGCCAGCCTCCCACTGGTGGTGTCGAACCTGGTGAACATCGTCTCGGCGGACTACTTCGACCTGGGTTTCGCCGAGTACGCCTCGGTGATGGTGCCGGTCAACCTGGTCAGCGTCGCGGCGACATTGCTGGTCCTCTACCTGTTCTACCGTCGAGACATCCCGGGACGCTTCGTCCCCGAGGCCCTGCGCGCACCCGTCGAGGCGATCCGCGACCGTCCGACCTTCATCGTCGGCTGGTGGGTGCTGCTGTTGCTGCTGGTCGGCCTGTTCGCGCTGGAGCCACTGGGCATCCCCATCAGCGTGGTAGCGGCCATCTGCGCGGCCATCCTCTTCGCCGTGGCGGCCAGGGGACATGTCATTTCCACGCGCCGGGTGCTGCGGGAAGCCCCCTGGCAGGTCGTGGTCTTCTCGCTGGGCATGTACCTGGTGGTCTACGGCCTGAAGAACGCCGGCCTGACCGACGCCCTCACCCAGGTACTGAACCGCCTCGCCGAGCAGGGCCCATGGGCCGCGGCCCTGGGTACCGGATTGCTGTCGGCGGCCCTGTCATCGGTCATGAACAACATGCCCAGCGTGCTGATCGGCGCCCTCTCCATCCAGGCCAGCGAAGCCAGCGGCATCGTGCGCGAGGCGATGATCTACGCGAACGTCATCGGCTGCGACCTGGGCCCGAAGATCACCCCCATCGGCAGCCTGGCCACCCTGCTCTGGCTGCACGTACTGGAGCGCAAGGGCATCCGCATCACCTGGGGGTACTACTTCAAGGTCGGCATCCTGCTGACCTTGCCGGTCCTGTTGATCACTCTCTCGGCCCTGGCCCTGCGCCTGGCCATCTGA
- a CDS encoding M15 family metallopeptidase, whose protein sequence is MAYSAAALSMLDRLGIPVALVVAKRLMEFTEATTLEVVEVGAGGRTHRLVPPAAQAWSRLRARAGAEGVELHIVSAFRSVDYQVSIIEKKLKAGQSIEQILAVSAPPFFSEHHTGLAVDVGTPGCMTLQREFEDTPAFAWLSAHAASFGFQLSYPRDNPNGYDYEPWHWRFSLQDRPTIRTSTAP, encoded by the coding sequence ATGGCCTATTCCGCCGCCGCCCTGAGCATGCTCGACAGGTTGGGAATCCCTGTCGCGTTGGTCGTCGCCAAACGCCTGATGGAGTTCACCGAAGCGACCACGCTGGAGGTCGTGGAGGTAGGGGCGGGCGGCAGGACGCACCGCCTGGTCCCGCCGGCCGCCCAGGCGTGGTCGAGACTCAGGGCCCGTGCGGGCGCGGAGGGGGTTGAGCTGCATATCGTCTCGGCCTTCAGAAGCGTGGATTACCAGGTGTCGATCATCGAGAAGAAGCTCAAGGCCGGACAGAGCATCGAGCAGATCCTGGCCGTATCGGCGCCACCCTTCTTCAGTGAGCACCATACGGGGCTTGCGGTGGATGTCGGGACGCCGGGCTGCATGACATTGCAGCGCGAGTTCGAGGATACGCCCGCGTTCGCCTGGCTGAGCGCGCATGCGGCTTCGTTCGGCTTCCAGCTGTCGTACCCGCGCGACAATCCCAACGGCTACGACTACGAGCCCTGGCACTGGCGGTTCTCGCTGCAGGATCGACCCACGATAAGGACATCGACAGCACCATGA
- a CDS encoding phytanoyl-CoA dioxygenase family protein, whose product MSNPEPLHRDGYALLRQAVPAEWLEELRATFDAGVKPSDQWPVPRGRDWRHSLLDLDPRVRAVCRLPSLLAVVGELIGERYFLAQAEGREPLAGGGHQQLHRDLSTYRPGDIANALVFLDDYGPGNGATRIVPASHRPEPGEPPFDFSDESRSVQLSGSAGDVLVFDVDLVHAGSLNLLGTRRRSLLIAYCAEALHASHLQTAGLRGIRMEGVEWFEPPAAESDRTQVDPFG is encoded by the coding sequence ATGAGCAACCCGGAACCACTCCATCGCGACGGCTATGCACTGCTGCGCCAGGCCGTGCCCGCCGAGTGGCTGGAAGAGCTGCGCGCCACCTTCGATGCCGGCGTGAAGCCCTCGGACCAATGGCCCGTGCCGCGCGGCAGGGACTGGCGCCACTCGCTGCTGGATCTTGATCCGCGGGTGCGGGCGGTGTGCCGCCTGCCGTCGCTGCTCGCGGTGGTGGGCGAGCTGATCGGCGAGCGCTACTTCCTCGCCCAGGCGGAAGGGCGCGAGCCGCTGGCAGGCGGCGGCCACCAGCAGTTGCACCGTGACCTCTCCACGTACCGCCCGGGCGACATCGCCAACGCCCTGGTCTTCCTCGACGACTACGGCCCCGGCAACGGCGCCACCCGCATCGTGCCCGCCAGCCACCGACCGGAGCCGGGCGAGCCGCCGTTCGACTTCAGCGATGAATCCCGCAGCGTGCAGCTTTCCGGTTCGGCGGGTGATGTCCTCGTGTTCGATGTCGACCTGGTGCATGCGGGCAGCCTGAACCTGCTCGGCACGCGCCGCCGCTCCCTCCTCATCGCCTACTGCGCCGAGGCGCTGCATGCGTCGCATCTGCAGACGGCGGGCCTGCGGGGGATCCGGATGGAGGGGGTGGAGTGGTTCGAGCCGCCGGCAGCGGAATCAGATCGAACCCAGGTTGACCCGTTCGGATAG
- the arsH gene encoding arsenical resistance protein ArsH: MTDPLPNLDPTLFDATPAAHAASQHKPRILLLYGSTRERSFSRLLTEEAARLLEHFGAETRLFNPSGLPLPDDAPVEHPKVQELRDLILWSEGQVWCSPERHGAVSAVFKAQIDWVPLALGAIRPTQGKTLAVMQVCGGSQSFNAVNQLRILGRWMRMFTIPNQSSVPKAYMEFDDAGRMKPSAYYDRVVDVMEELVRFTRLLRDHPELVDRYSERKEAAQALSERVNLGSI, translated from the coding sequence ATGACAGACCCCCTACCGAATCTCGACCCGACCCTGTTCGACGCAACACCGGCAGCCCATGCAGCCAGCCAGCACAAGCCGCGCATCCTGCTGCTCTACGGCTCGACGAGGGAGCGCTCCTTCAGCCGCCTGCTGACGGAGGAAGCGGCGCGACTGCTGGAACACTTCGGCGCGGAGACCCGCCTGTTCAATCCCTCCGGCCTGCCGCTGCCGGACGATGCGCCGGTGGAGCACCCCAAGGTCCAGGAGCTGCGTGACCTGATCCTCTGGTCGGAGGGCCAGGTGTGGTGTTCGCCTGAGCGTCACGGCGCGGTATCGGCCGTGTTCAAGGCCCAGATCGATTGGGTTCCCCTGGCCCTGGGTGCCATTCGGCCCACACAGGGCAAGACGCTGGCGGTGATGCAGGTCTGCGGCGGCTCGCAGTCGTTCAATGCCGTCAACCAGCTGCGCATCCTGGGTCGCTGGATGCGCATGTTCACCATCCCCAACCAGTCCTCGGTGCCGAAGGCCTACATGGAGTTCGACGACGCAGGCCGCATGAAACCCTCCGCGTACTACGATCGCGTCGTCGATGTGATGGAGGAGCTGGTGCGGTTCACGCGGCTCCTGAGGGATCACCCCGAGCTGGTGGATCGCTACTCGGAGCGCAAGGAGGCCGCACAAGCGCTATCCGAACGGGTCAACCTGGGTTCGATCTGA
- a CDS encoding arsenate reductase ArsC, whose amino-acid sequence MRVLFMCTANSCRSILSEALFNHLAPEGFEAVSAGSFPRGQVLPRSLTTLQQAGIAIDGLSSKGNDAFENDPPDIVITVCDKAAGEACPVYFGPALKTHWGLEDPSEVQGDEEHVEAAFHATLARIDVRCRAFFALPFGQLGREALKRELDRIGTL is encoded by the coding sequence ATGCGAGTCCTCTTCATGTGCACGGCCAACAGCTGCCGCAGCATCCTTTCCGAAGCCCTGTTCAACCACCTGGCGCCCGAGGGTTTCGAAGCCGTCAGCGCCGGGAGCTTCCCCAGGGGCCAGGTGCTGCCACGCAGCCTCACGACCCTGCAGCAGGCCGGCATCGCCATCGACGGGCTGAGCAGCAAGGGCAACGATGCCTTCGAGAACGACCCGCCGGACATCGTCATCACCGTCTGCGACAAGGCGGCGGGCGAAGCCTGCCCGGTGTACTTCGGCCCGGCGCTGAAAACCCATTGGGGCCTGGAAGACCCGTCCGAGGTTCAAGGTGACGAAGAGCACGTGGAGGCGGCCTTCCACGCCACGCTGGCACGCATCGACGTGCGCTGCCGCGCCTTCTTCGCCTTGCCCTTCGGGCAACTGGGGCGCGAGGCGCTCAAGCGTGAACTGGACAGGATCGGCACCCTATAA